The nucleotide sequence CTTGGTCTCTTTATGGTTATCGAAACCTTACCAAGTTTCTCCGCCCTCTTCTTTCCACACCGCCTATGGGACGGTTACTCGGAGAGTCATCCGTTGACAGCCCCATGGGGCGCTGTTAGTATCCTCGCAGCCAAGAAAGGCCAACCCACCCCGGTGCGTTCGAAAAGAGAACGCGAATAGGGAAAGCGGTGAAAATCCGCTGCGGAGGCGCCACTGTAACCGGTTAGCCACCCCGCTGAAGCCACTGTCCATTAGCTTGGACGGGAAGGCGCGGGAGAGGCGATGATCCGGAAGCCAGGAGACCTGCCGGGTAGGGCTGAGTGGCCGCTCTTCGACCCAGGGAGCGACTCAGGCACCGGGCACTACGTTGAAGCACAGTGAGTCCGGTTTGTCACAATCCCTGTCGCGAGAGAGCGGCGGGGATTTTTCAGTTTGCGAACAGTGGACTCTGGGGCGCCGGACCTGCGCTCCAACGAAGACAGGCCGCGTTTCGGCGTACTGACCTGGCGTCTAAACAGGAGGCGCCTGCGCCGTTTTCCCATACTCGCAGGTTCTCCGGTACTGCTGAGACTCGCGATTGGGTCCACGGTCCTTCTGATCATATGTCTGGCCTTGGTGCTGATAGCCACTTCTGTCGGACCGTACACTATCCCTCCGGCACGTGCCCTTGAGATACTTCTCGAGCAGTTGCATCTCGGGCAGGCCGACGCCTCCAACACCGAACAGGCAATAGTCGCCAGTATCAGACTGCCAAGAATAGTTCTGGCGCTGATAGTCGGAGCGGCGCTCGGTGTGTCCGGGGCAGTCATGCAGGGCCTCTTTCGGAATCCAATGGCGGATCCCGGCATCATTGGCGTCTCCACGGGTGGCGCCCTGGGTGCGGTGATCGCGATCGCGACAGGCGCGAGCGCACTTGTGTCGCTAGCGCTGCCCGCAATGTCATTCGCCGGTGCGACAGCAACTCTGGTGCTCGTGTACGTGGTGGCGTCCGTAGGAGGGCGGTTCTCGATGGCTGCACTCCTGCTGGCAGGGGTGGCGATAGGCGCCTTCATAGCAGCGGTGATTTCGGCCATAATCCTGTTCACCGCAAACCTCCAGGCACAGCGCGAGATGCTGTTCTGGCTGGCAGGTGGACTCGGTGCTTCAACCTGGCAGGACGTCCGACTCTCGCTGCCGTTCGTCATCCTGGGCATTGCGGTCTCTGTGGTGTTGTCCCGGGACCTGAACCTGCTAATGCTCAGCGATGAGGAGGCTCGCGCGTTGGGATCGCGTGTATCGCTCACCAGGAACCTGCTTCTGGTTTCTACTTCGCTGATTACCGGAGCCGCGGTCGCTTTCTCCGGCACGATAGCCTTCGTGGGTCTGATTGCTCCACACACGCTTCGACTGTTGGTCGGCGCCGACCACCGTGTCCTCATACCTCTCAGCGCAATTGGGGGAGGTGTGTTTCTTCTCGCTGCCGACACACTCTCGAGGACAGTGGTGGACCCGGCAGAGGTGCCGGTCGGAGTGGTTACCGCGCTGACAGGCGCTCCCTTCTTCCTGGTGCTCCTCGCCCGCAATAAAGCTCGCGCATCAATGCTGTAGTCCAAGTCACGACGACGGAGGATGAGATGAATTCAAGACTATGCTCAATTTCCTTGATAGCCCTGTTCGCTGTAATTGCCGCCTTCAGCCTGGTGGCATGTGGGGCTGATTCCGAGCCAGCGGAAGTCCCTTCTGTTGCATCTTCCAGCGCGCCGCCGCCCACGCCTGCACCTGAGCCGACTCCTGTGCCCGAACCCACCTCGGCTCCTCCTCCGAGCCCAACGGCAGCACCGGCGGTCGTTGCGGTGCCAACTGCGACCTCTGTACCCGAGCCCACGGCCACGGCTGCACCTGTACCCACAGCCACAACGGTTCCCACGCCGACTGCTGTCCCGTATCCTGCGGTGGCGGGGATCGTGGACCCTTCCAACCGCGGCTGGCCTCGAGAGATCGAGACTCCAGACGGTGTGATAGTTATAGAGGAACCACCGCAGAGCGTGCTCTCTTACTCCCTGGGTCACGACGAGATGGTCCTCGCGATGCTGAGCACAGAACGGGTGGCCGCAGTAGGCAAGTTCACTGCCGATCCTGCCTACTCCAACATCGCGGAGTTCGCCAGCAGCCTGCCCATTTATGAGAAAGGTGTGGAGAATGTACTCGCTGCGGCCCCTGATCTCGTAATTGTCTCCAAATACACGGACGCCGACATTGTTGATCTCATCGAGGAAGCCGGAGTCACAGTAGTCCGGCCCGCCCTGGAGAGTTCAGCGGAGGGGAACATTCCGAACATCCTGCTGATTGGCTACATGCTGGGCGTGGAGGAGCGTGCGCTGGAGCTGGCCGCGGATATTGAGAACAGGCTGAGCGCAGTTAATGACCGAGTGCCTCCTCCTGGAGACGACTCGCGTCCTGTGGTCCTGGCACTGACAAACTATTCCGACAAGATCTACGCCGCCGGAGAGAGCACCACGGAAGGTGGAATAATTGTGGCCGGGGGTGGCGTGAATGCCGCGGCAGAAGAGGGACTCTCATCTCACCAGGAGATAAGCATCGAGTCCATAGCCGCGATGGACCCTGACGTTATCCTCGTTACTCAGCCACCCGCGTTTGGCGGAATCCAGTTCAGGGATGAGTTGCTCAGTAACGCAGTTCTCGCCGCGGTCCCGGCAGTCGCTGACGGCGAGGTCCACCTCGTCGACTCCCGACGTTACACTACACTCTCACACTGGAACGTAAGGGGGATCGAAAACACGGCTCTGCTTCTGTACCCTGACCTCTTTAGCGAGACTGAATTCGCCGACTTTGAACCATACGCTGGTCAGTAGTGCCGCACGCTCCTGACCAGTGGCACGGGGTTGACACGTACCCGTACCGGTGGTAGTTTGCAGCCAAGTTCAACTGTACCTTAATAGGATCTCTATAACTAACGCGCAGGCAGCGGGGAAGGGAGTGAAAGTCTCCCACGGCCGCGCCACTGTAAGCGGGTAGCGCTGTGACAACAGCCACTGGTCGACTTGGTTTCGACTGGGAAGGCGTCACAGCAGCGACGATCCGCGAGTCAGGATACCTGCCCCGCGCGTTGGAAGTCGGCTTCTCGCTGGTGGGAGCGCTTCCATGCCTGCATGAACAGAGCAACCGATAGTTCTACGGGTATAGACAACACAATGCGCTCCGACACCGAAAAGGTCGGAGCGTTTTTGCTTTTCCGACTCTGCCAGCGAGTTGCCGGGACTGAAAGTCCAACCGAATTCGACGGAAGGCACTTGCCTGGCAAATGATTGTAATTCTAACCACATCCGACACTGACATACTGACGCTGGATCGCGTCAGGTCTGAATTGCCTTCTGGATTCGGCGATACGCTGGCCATTAATCCCTTCGTGCTGGTACAGGACGAAGACGCCTTTAGGAAATTCATCGACGAGGACCTGGCAGACGCAGTCATCGTACTTACCCGGCTTCTCGGTGGTGATAATGCGATGGGCGAGCGGTTCTCGGAACTGGAAGCAGCCTGTCGGGATAGGGGCATTCCGCTTGTCGCGTGCTCTGGTGAACCTGTCCGCGATGCCGTCTTCGAGAGGCGTTCTACGACTCTAGCGATCGTGGCTCAGACTGCCTTCGAGTATCTCAACCACGGCGGTGTCGCCAATATGAGCAACCTGCTCAGGTTCCTGAGTGACGAGACCCAGGGAACCGACTACGGCTACGGCCCGCCCGTTCCCATGCCGCTGGACGGCGCCTACCGCCCTGGAGGAACGGATGCCGTGCCACTCGTCGAGTACAGGCAACTGTACTGCGATCCCGCGAGGCCTACAGTGGCGCTGCTCTTCTACCGGGCCCACTGGGTAAGTCAAAACGTCGAATTCGTCGACGCCATGGTGGAGGCCCTGGAACGGCGCGGCTGCAACGCCCTGCCTGTATTCTGCTCCAGTCTCCGAGAGGACGACGGAGCGGTGTTCCGCAAGTATCTGATGGACAGCGAGGGTCAGGCTGCCGTTGACGTCGTCGTCTGCACCCATAGCTTCGCGATGAGCCAGAACCGCGGTCCACACGTCGCAAACAGCTCCGACGAGAACTGGGATGTTGCCGTGCTGGAACGTCTTGACGTGCCTATTCTCCAGGCGATCGTCACGACCGAACCACAGGCGATTTGGGAAGAGCGGGACATAGGACTCAGCCCTCTGGACATCGCCATGAACATCGCGCTTCCTGAGTTGGACGGACGCATCATCACTGTGCCCGTGTCGTTCAAGGAGTCAGTCTCGCAGAACGGCGCCGGGACAGGCGTGCTGCGCCGTTATGTTCCGAACATCGAGCGCACCGAATCAGTGGCTGGTCTGGCGGCTCGGTACGCGAAACTGAGGGGCACTCCCCCGGCCGAGCGCAGGATCGCGATCGTGCTCAGCAACTATCCCACGAAGGCGTCGCGTCTGGGAAACGCCGTCGGGCTCGATACTCCGGCATCGGCAATCAACCTGCTGCACGCGATGCGCGATGCGGACTACACGGTTGAGGACATCCCTTCTGATGGCGACGAGCTGATGCGACGGCTCATTGATAAGTGTACTTACGATGCGGACTTCCTGACCCCCGAGCAGATGAGAAACGCTGAGGGAAGAGTAAGCGCAGCCGAGTACGCCGCACAGTTCGCGGGTATTCCGGCGGACGCACAGGACTCCATGAAGTCCGACTGGGGGGAGCCGCCGGGCAGCGTGTATGTCGACGACGGCCACCTCTTTATGGCGGGCCTTCGGCTTGGAAACGTTTTTGTCGGGATACAGCCGCCTCGCGGGTTTGGCGAAAATCCCATCGCCATCTATCACAGCCCTGAGCTGATGCCCACCCATCACTACATCGCGTTCTACCGATGGCTGAGAGATGGGTTTGGGGCCGATGCAGTCGTGCATCTCGGAAAGCACGGCACGCTGGAGTGGACGCCCGGCAAGGGAGTCGGACTGTCAGCCTCGTGCCTCCCAGAGGTCTGCCTGCCCGACCTGCCACACTTCTACCCGTTCATTATCAACAACCCTGGCGAGGGTACCCAGGCCAAGCGCCGCAGCCACGCTGTCATCATCGATCACCTGGTGCCCGCCATGACGACTGCCGACAGCTACGGCGACATCACCCGATGCGAGCAGCTCATGGACGAATACGCTCGCGCGCAGGGCATGGACCCGCAGAAGCTCCCCATGCTGCGTCAGCAGATCTGGGAGGTGGTGCAGAGAGCCAAGTTAAGCGAAGACCTGGGTGTGGACGAGATACCTGACGATTTCGACGACTTCATACTGCACATCGATGGCTACATCTGCGAGCTGAAGGACGCACAGATACGCGACGGTCTGCACACGCTGGGAGAGGCCCCGCAGGGTGAGATGCTGATTGGATTGCTGCTGGCCCTAACGAGGCTGAACAACGGCGATGTGCCGGGGATGCGACATGCGATCGGCGACGCGATCGGCCTGAACTACGAAGAGCTGCTGAAGGATAGAGGCGCACCGGTCAACTCCTCCGCCATGCCCAAAGCCCTTGTCGGCGCAAATGGCGGCTCACCGATTCGCAGCGCCGGTGACGTTGTGGAACGCCTTGAGGCCATATCGCGTGAGATGTATGAGAGCCTCGCCGACGCGGCGTTTGATGGCTCCGCAGCCGAGCGAATTGTCTCCGATCTGCTCGATGATAGCGGCGCGGTGCCTGACGTGCTTCGATACGTGAGTGAGACCGTCCATCCAGCCCTGGAGCGGACTACCGATGAGATCGACTCCCTGCTTCGTGGGTTCGATGGGCGCTTCATTTCGCCCGGACCCGCCGGAGCTCCGACTCGCGGCATGGCGGGTGTCCTTCCAACAGGACGCAACTTCTACTCGATGGACCCGCGTAGCATACCCTCGGAGACATCCTGGCAGATTGGCAGGCAGCTTGCGGACTCGCTCATTGAACGGTACCTGGACGATGAGGGCCAGTACCCGGAATCCGTAGGGATCAGCGTTTGGGGAACCTCGGCAATGCGTACTCACGGGGACGACATTGCCCAGATCCTGGCGCTGATTGGCGTGCGTCCGACGTGGCAGGAGGAGAGCAGGCGCGTTTCCGGCCTCGAGGTGATACCCATTGAGGAGCTTGGACGCCCCAGGATAGACGTCACCGTCCGCATAAGCGGCTTCTTTAGAGACGCCTTCCATAACCTGATCCTCATGATGGACGACGCCTTTCACAGGGTGGCCAGACTCGACGAACCTGAAGACCGGAACTTCATAAGAAAGCACTACGTTGCCGAAGTTGAAGACAAGGCCTCCTCCGGCATGAACACGGATGTCGCAGAGTCTGAATCACTGTTCAGAATCTTCGGAAGCAAGCCGGGCAGCTACGGCGCGGGAATCCTACAGGCCATAGACGACGGAAGCTGGCAGTCGGACGAGGATCTCGCGAACGTCTACACGGCGTGGGGCTCGTACGCGTACGGGAGACAGCACCACGGCGTGAGCGCAGTTCGGGAGTTCCAGCGCAGGTTTGCCGCCATCGACGTTGCCACAAAGAATCAGGACAACCGCGAGCACGACATCTTCGACTCCGACGACTACATGCAGTTCCACGGCGGAATGATAGCGACAGTCCGTGTGCTGTCGGGGGAAAACCCGCGCCAGTTCTTTGGCGACTCCTCAGACCCGAGTCTGCTCCGAACCCGAGACCTCAAGGAAGAAGCCCGGAGGGTGTTCAGGTCGCGAGTTGTCAATCCGAAGTGGATGGATTCGATGAAGCGGCACGGGTACAAGGGTGCCTTCGAGCTTGCCGCCACTGTGGACTACATGTTCGGCTACGACGCCACAGCCGAGATCATCGACGACTGGATGTACCAGGAGGTCACAGAGAAGTACGCTCTCGACCCTGAGATGCAGCGTTTCTTCGTGCAGAGCAATCCTTGGGCGCTGAGGGCCATTGCTGAACGCCTCATGGAGGCAGCTGACCGGCAGATGTGGGAGGAGCCGCCTGAAGAGATGCTGAACGAGCTTCGCCGGGTTTACCTGCGGACCGAGGCGCTTCTCGAGGATCGTCAGGAGCAATCTGTCGTATGACGACGAACGTCTCACATAGCTCGCGAGACAGCGTGTTCCCATTCAGCGCGATTGTTGGGCAGGAACGGATGAAGCTCGCACTCGTCCTGAACGCTATCAACCCCGGCATTGGCGGCGTGTTGATTCGTGGCGAGAAAGGTACTGCGAAGTCCACCGCGGCGAGGTCGCTGGCAGCGCTGCTGCCGCAGATCGACGTTGTTGCGGGATGCCCTTACAGCTGTGACCCGTCTGCGCCTTTCGACGGCTGCGAGTTTTGTGCCGGAGATGACAGCAACGCGGTCGACAGGCAGGTACGACTGGTTGAGCTGCCCGTGAGTGCGACGGAAGAGGCCGTGGTCGGAAAGCTCGACATCGAGGTGGCGATCCGCGAGGGCCGTCGCAGCTTCGAGCCTGGCCTGCTCGCGTCGGCGCACAGGGGCATCCTGTACATCGACGAAGTCAATCTGCTCAACGACCACGTCGTGGATGTGCTGCTCGATTCTGCGGCCATGGGACGTAATTTCGTCGAGCGCGAGGGGATTTCGTTCGCCCACCCGGCGCGGTTCCTGCTGATCGGCACAATGAACCCCGAGGAGGGAGATCTGCGTCCGCAGTTCATAGACCGGTTCGGGCTTGCGGTTGAGATCGACCACATCCAGGACGCCGAGCGACGGGCTGATGTAATCCGGCGTCGCATCGCATACGAACGCGATCCGAATGCCTTCCAGCAAGAGTGGGAGCAGGTGGAATCGGCTGAACGACAGCGCATAGCAAAAGCCATGGAACTCCTGCCGGCTGTCGTAGTAGACGATGGCCTCGTGACGTTCATCGCCCAGCTCTGCGCCAGTCACGAGGTAGACGGACTGCGCGCCGACATCGTCATATACAAGGCGGCCCAGACTCTTGCCGCTTACGAGGGCAGAAGTCGCGTCATTCCAGAGGACGTTGTGAGAGTGGCTGAAATGGCCCTGCTGCACAGGATGCGCCGCCAGCCCCTCGACGACCCGGAACTCAACAGTGAGCGGCTGCAGGAGATGGCCCAGCAGCTTATGGACTCGCAATCCCAGTCTCCCGAGTCCGCGCCGGATGATGTCATAACCCCGGAGATGCCAGATGTCGAGGAGCAGCCACAGTCCGGCTCTGACGAGGACGTGTTCGCCACGGGGGAGCTGTTCAAGGTTCGTCCTTTGAATCTCGATGCAATGGACAGACAGCCCCGTGCAAGTCATGGCAGACGCACCACGAGCCGCGTTCGCGATCATCGCGGCCGGTATGTGGGAGCGGAGAAACCAGATGCCGGCGTCACCGACCTGGCCCTGGATGCCACGCTCCGCGAGGCGGCGCCTTTCCAGGTGCACAGAGAAGCGTTCACCGACAGCAACCTCGCCCTGAAGTTGGAACCGTGGGATCTGCGTCAAAAGGTGCGTGAGTCCCGAGTGGGCAATCTCGTGGTCTTTCTCGTCGACTCCAGCGGCTCGATGGGCGCGCACCAGCGAATGGTGGCCGTCAAGGGCGCGGTTATGTCACTGCTGATGGACGCATATCAACGTCGAGACCGCGTCGCAATGATCGCGTTTCAGGGTACGACCTCCGAGGTGGTGCTGCCACCAACGGACAGCCCCAGGCTTGCGCAGCAGCGTCTCGACAACCTCCCGACAGGTGGACGAACGCCGATGGCGCAGGCCCTGGCGGACGCCCTCCGGCTCATCAGACAGCAGCGTCAACGCAGCCCAGACACTCCGCCTCTGTTGGCAATTGTTTCCGACTGCCGGGCCAATGTGAGTATGAAGAGTGGTGCCTCCGGCACGGACCCATTCGACGAAGCCCTAAGAGTGTGCGAGAGCCTGAAGCAGGAGAAGGTACATTCCATTGTCCTTGATCCTTCGCCGGGCTCCGACCGCTTCGGTCTCGTAAGGCGCGTCGCCGAAACGTTGGGAGGTGAATACGTACCCCTTGACGACCTGCGGGCGGCTGCGATCAGCGGCGCCGTCCGGCGGGCCCAAATCAGCACGGATACGCAAGCCTAGAAGGATATATGTGCCATTTGGCTAGCTGTATGGATTGTAGAAGTTGGAGCTAGAGCGAACCACAGGAGGTAACACAATGACAACCTTGGCAAGAGACTCGAGCGAGCTCGCACGAAAAGCAATGGGTGTCGTCCCGTGGATGGCGGGTGCGACCGTACTGCTGTACGCGATGGGTTACGTGGATGGCAGTGTCCACGCAGCTGCGTTCGTCGGCGAGAGTGGCACCGTCATGAACTTCGTGCACGAGTTCTTCCACCACGGTAGACACGTGGCCCTGATGTGCCACTAGGCCTTTGCCGTGATTCAAAGTTTGGGACCGGTATGAAGGGAACTTGCTCCTGAGGAGAGGCGTAAGGTAAATGCAACGCGTAATTTTGCGCGCCGTTATGGTGGGGGTTGTGGCAGGCCTGATTGTGGGGGTGTTCCATAACATCTTCACGGTGCCGGTCATAGAGCGTGCCATAGCACTTGAGGAGGAACGCGCCGCTGTAGTTGTGACCGCTGTCGCATCAGAGGAGGAGGAGACACCGCTTGTCTCCCTCGGGGCTCAGCGTGTTGGCCTGGCCATCGGCATGGGTATACTCGGGGTTGTGTTCGGGCTGGTGTTTGCCGGAGCTTATGGCTTACTGCGGCTGGCGCTGCCGGACTCTGCCCCGATTGCTCAGGCGATCATAGCGGGGCTGCTCGGATTCTGGGCATTGTCGTTCCTGGTGTCGCTGAAGTTTCCCTTCGTACCGCCGGGTGTCGGCTCCGAAGACACCCTTTTCTTCAGGCAGGGTTTTCACCTGCTGTTCTATGCCCTGTCTGCGCTCGGCGTAGCTGGGGTCATACTTGCGGTGAATGAGATACATGGAAGCGTATACTCTGAGGCGATGCATCTGCGGCTGTACGCGTTGACTGGCATCTTATATGGGGCGTTCCTGCTCGCCATATTCTGGATCATTCCCGGGAACCCCGACCCTGTTGAGGTACCCGCCGAACTGCTGCTGGAGTTTAATCATGTCTCCCTCGTTGGCCACCTGCTGACCTGGGGACTCATGGCGATGGGCTTCGCCTACCTGCTGAGACAGGACCTGTCTTCTAACAATGGCTGACTGCCGAATATCGGGAGGTCATGATGACAACTGACACTGATCCGACCAGGGAACCACAGTCCGTAAAGGGACCCCGCATCAACAAGGGACTGGTTGTCGTGAACACTGGCAACGGGAAAGGCAAGACGACCGCCGCGCTCGGCGTACTGTTCCGGTCCTGGGGACGGAACATGCGCGTTCAGATGTTCCAGTTCCTGAAACACACGGGAGCCCGCTTCGGAGAGAAGCGCGCCGCGGACAAGCTGGGAATACCGATCAATGCATTGGGCGACGGCTTTACCTGGCTCTCCAAGGACATGGACCACACCGAAGACCTTGCGCGCCAACAATGGGAGGTATGCAGGGAGGCGATCCTGTCAGATGAGCACGATGTAATCATCCTCGACGAGTTTACTTACCCGATGCACTACGGCTGGGTGCCGGTAGAGGATGTCCTAGAGACCCTGAAGAAGAAGCCTCACATGCTGCACGTCATCATTACGGGCAGGTACGCGCCAGATGCACTCGTCGAGTTCGCCGACCTCGTTACCGAGATGCGCGAGATCAAGCACCCGTACAAGGAACAGGGGATCAAAGCTCAGCCGGGGCTGGAGTTCTGAGCGTGAAACGCCGCCGACCCGTTCCGCATCTGAGTGACAGGTGATATCCACCTCCATGAGAGTAACCAGGGCGGTTGCCAAGGTGCCAGGTAGCTGCGGCGAGCTAGCGCAGGGGCTAATCGACGGCAACCACTTTTTGGTGAGCTGTCCCATCGACATGTATGCGACTGCGTCAGTCGAGGTTTCAGCATGGAGCGGCAGGGTCTGCGCCCCAATGGATTCGCCTAAAGCTCGCCAGTCGGTCGAGCAGACGTTGAAGCACTTCGGTCGATCAGACCTGGACGTCAATCTAAGCTTGTCCAGCACGCTGCCTCGTGGAAAGGGCATGGCAAGTAGTACCGCAGATGTATCGGCCTCGATAGCGGCAACTGCTGCTGCTCTAGGTGAGTCCGATGCGATGCCTCCTTCGGAAATTGCACGCCTGTCCCTGATGGTCGAACCCAGCGACGGGCTTATGCTGCCGGGCATTTCATTAATTGATCATAGGCACGGCACGACAGCCCGCACTATCGGTGAAGCTCCGCCCATGCGCGTGGTGGTTCTCGACTTCGGCGGCGGTGTCGACACGCTGGAGTTTAACAACGTAGACAGGGAAGACACACTCAGAGAATTGCAGCCGAGGTTCGAGGAAGCCCTGGCGATGATCGTCAGAGGGATCGAAGACGGGAGGGCTGAGGACGTGGCGGCGGGCGCGACTCTCAGTGCTGTCGCCAACCAGCACGTGTTGTTCAAGCCTCAGTTGGAAGCTGTAATGAAGCAAGCTGAAGAGCTCGGAGCTCTAGGAGTAAACGTTGCACACAGTGGAACTATCATCGGAATGCTGTTCGACGACGATTTTGCTCTCGCAGAAAGCGCAGTCTCGCACTTACGCGATGGCACTTTGGGAGTCAGGCAGATCTACGATCGGCGAGTCGTGAATGGAGGAGCGTGCCTGGTGGAGGACGCAGTCCTATGGCAACCATAACTGTCGTTGGGGTGGGCCCGGGAGATCCTGACCTGCTGACGCTGAAAGCCCGTGACGTAATCCGTGATGCTGACTATGTGGCCGGCTTCGAGACGGTGCTCGGTCCCGTTTGGGGCTGGATTCGTGGTGAGGTGTTGCCCATGCGCTACCGAGACCAGGAGGATGTCCTCGATCGACTGGCGGCCTATGCCCGTTCAGGAAAGACATGCGTCGTCTGCGCATGGGGCGATCTGAACTTCTCGGCTAGGGAGTTGCTCGACCGTGTACGGAGGCGGGCAGATGTCGTACTCATCCCTGGAATTAGCTCGGTTCAGGTTGCGTGTGCCCGGCTCGGTCTGACCATGGAGACGTCTGTGTTCATCACCCTTCATGCGCGAGACGGACACGAGCACGGCCTGCGTGAACTGGTCGAGATGCTCAAGCAGCGCCAACGCAACCTGATCGTACTGCCGCGACCGTTCGACCTGATGCCGTCCGCCATCGCCGCGCGGTTGCTCGAAGATGGCATCGCAGCCGGAACGCCGCTCCTTTCCTTGCAGCGTTTGTCTCTGCCGGGAGAGAGAATCGATGCTTACACGGTTGAGTCGCTGGCTTCGGAAGCAGCAGACTTCAGCGATCTTACCATCCTTACATTCCCGGTCGAACGGTAGTCAGCAACTGCTGAACTAAACTCAGTCCCGGTGATTGGAAGCCGCGGCATGGCTGGAATGACCCCT is from Dehalococcoidia bacterium and encodes:
- a CDS encoding GHMP kinase; translated protein: MRVTRAVAKVPGSCGELAQGLIDGNHFLVSCPIDMYATASVEVSAWSGRVCAPMDSPKARQSVEQTLKHFGRSDLDVNLSLSSTLPRGKGMASSTADVSASIAATAAALGESDAMPPSEIARLSLMVEPSDGLMLPGISLIDHRHGTTARTIGEAPPMRVVVLDFGGGVDTLEFNNVDREDTLRELQPRFEEALAMIVRGIEDGRAEDVAAGATLSAVANQHVLFKPQLEAVMKQAEELGALGVNVAHSGTIIGMLFDDDFALAESAVSHLRDGTLGVRQIYDRRVVNGGACLVEDAVLWQP
- the cbiE gene encoding precorrin-6y C5,15-methyltransferase (decarboxylating) subunit CbiE, which gives rise to MATITVVGVGPGDPDLLTLKARDVIRDADYVAGFETVLGPVWGWIRGEVLPMRYRDQEDVLDRLAAYARSGKTCVVCAWGDLNFSARELLDRVRRRADVVLIPGISSVQVACARLGLTMETSVFITLHARDGHEHGLRELVEMLKQRQRNLIVLPRPFDLMPSAIAARLLEDGIAAGTPLLSLQRLSLPGERIDAYTVESLASEAADFSDLTILTFPVER